Below is a window of Streptomyces sp. WMMB303 DNA.
GCTCCGATCAGGAACGGGGCGAGGTTCGGGAGGGTGCGCAGGGTGCGCTTCGTGATCTGCTGCCGCAGTCTGCGGCGCAGCTCCCCGTTCATGGCCGTGCTCAGGGTGGCGGGGCGGGTGAGTTCCACGCCCCGTTCGGAGGCCCAGGCGCTCAGGTAGGCGGCGGCCCGTTCGCGGACGGTGCCGGGCGCCCGGCGGCCGTAGACCTCGTGCAGTTCGGCGATCAGTTTCAGCTCGACACCGGCGACGCCGACGATCTCGGCGGTCAGCTCGGCGGGCAGGGCCGGAGGTACCGGCAGCATCGCGGCGCCGCCGACTCCCGCGCCCACGGCGGCCGCGCTCCGGCCGGCTCCGGCCACCAGTCGGTCGGCCAGCTCCTCGGTGCTCAGCCCGGGGAACTGGCTGCGGAGGGTCGCCAGGTCCCTCACCGGCACCCGCGGGGCGAGTTCGATGACACCCTCGGTGACCGCGCGTACATACATCTGCGTACGCGTCCGGATCCGCCGCACGGCGCCGCCGGGCCGCGGTCCGGGGCCGGGCGGTGTCCCGCCGGGCGGCACGACCGGGCCGTCGGTGCCCGGCGCGGCGCCCTCGGCACCGCACTCGAGCGGCACGAGCGAGGCCGACCGGTCATGAGGGCCTCGCTCGTCGTCACGTGCGCCTTCGACTGCCACGGCAGTCGGTCCGCTGCTCAGGCCGCGCAGTCGCGGCAGATCGGCTGGCCGTTCTTCTCCGCGGCGAGCTGGGAGCGGTGGTGCACCAGGAAGCAGTTCATGCAGGTGAACTCATCCGCCTGGCGGGGCAGCACCCGGACGGACAGCTCCTCGTTGGAGAGGTCCGCTCCGGGCAGCTCGAGACCCTCG
It encodes the following:
- a CDS encoding DUF4193 domain-containing protein, translating into MATDYDTPRKTDDEVNEDSIEELKARRNDKSATNVDVDEFEQAEGLELPGADLSNEELSVRVLPRQADEFTCMNCFLVHHRSQLAAEKNGQPICRDCAA